One genomic window of Solea solea chromosome 12, fSolSol10.1, whole genome shotgun sequence includes the following:
- the szl gene encoding sizzled has translation MAAFINVVLLAALHPLMAFDMGQSTRCVTIPNQMRVCKDVGYSEMRLPNFLGHSNLEGEVVPRSEEWKPLLQTGCHPQAQAFLCSLIAPVCLDTFIQPCRSLCVAVRDSCAPVLACQGHPWPEALNCDRFPAEEDMCLSPHAKFSHFAKDLPKPACQNCPSVEEAPSMKRVLDSFCHHDFAVTAKLHRRRLSNALPEFEVEGRVEFIRQGPLLPYDTQHLLQQWLLINLQCASVLVRPGRSQLYVLTGSVQTDGTLALTRLFPWHKKDANIAVATRKWKHHKC, from the exons ATGGCTGCATTCATCAATGTGGTTCTTCTGGCTGCGCTGCATCCATTGATGGCATTTGACATGGGGCAGTCAACTCGCTGTGTCACCATACCCAACCAGATGAGGGTATGCAAAGATGTAGGATACTCAGAGATGCGCCTGCCCAACTTCTTGGGCCATAGCAACTTGGAGGGTGAGGTGGTGCCACGTTCAGAAGAATGGAAGCCCTTGTTGCAGACGGGCTGCCATCCCCAAGCCCAGGCCTTCCTGTGCTCCCTTATTGCTCCAGTCTGTCTTGACAC TTTTATCCAGCCCTGTCGTAGTCTCTGTGTGGCAGTGAGAGACAGCTGTGCCCCGGTACTCGCATGCCAGGGTCACCCATGGCCTGAGGCTCTTAACTGTGACCGTTTCCCTGCTGAAGAGGACATGTGCCTTTCTCCTCATGCAAAATTTAGTCACTTTGCCAAAG ATCTACCCAAACCTGCTTGTCAAAACTGTCCATCAGTTGAAGAAGCTCCCTCAATGAAGAGAGTTCTGGATTCCTTTTGTCACCATGACTTTG CTGTAACTGCCAAACTTCATCGTCGTCGTCTGTCTAACGCATTGCCGGAGTTTGAGGTGGAGGGCAGGGTGGAGTTTATCCGCCAGGGACCTCTGTTGCCCTATGACACCCAGCACCTACTCCAGCAGTGGCTCCTCATTAACCTTCAGTGTGCTAGTGTCCTTGTCCGCCCTGGACGGTCACAGCTGTATGTGCTGACCGGTTCAGTGCAGACTGATGGAACTCTTGCTCTCACGCGTCTCTTTCCGTGGCACAAAAAAGACGCAAACATTGCAGTGGCCACTCGCAAGTGGAAACACCACAAGTGTTGA
- the LOC131470365 gene encoding prolactin-like isoform X1, with the protein MEHFISKKPHDLGKPVVFLPSAWFAVLTLLYLDLSMRVATAPVCAYGQAGCHVPSLADLFDRVIQQSSRMHGVSSDLHSESDQYFLPNRNLIGKRKCHTYGILTPNDKENAQRLGPEQLIEVILSLLGAWDDPLSQYYRNMSQDQNQDFNHYSSNKAMEISDMVHDLRDGVAKMADKMKLSGVLGNAANYISPESSVPVSAFSFYKRGELNSVDHHDLLFCFHRDSNKIKNYLRILKCTTLPGLDC; encoded by the exons AtggaacatttcatttcaaagaaACCTCATGATTTAGGGAaacctgttgtttttcttccctcagcTTGGTTTGCTGTTCTTACACTGTTGTACCTGGACCTTTCCATGAGGGTTGCCACTGCCCCAGTCTGTGCTTATGGACAGGCTGGCTGCCATGTCCCTTCCCTGGCGGATCTCTTCGACAGGGTCATACAACAGTCTTCAAGAATGCATGGCGTCTCCAGTGATCTGCACTCTGAATCT GACCAATATTTCCTTCCTAACCGAAACCTTATTGGAAAACGGAAATGCCACACATATGGAATACTAACACCGAACGACAAAGAGAATGCCCAAAGACtagga CCAGAACAACTGATAGAGGTGATCCTGAGCCTGCTGGGGGCTTGGGACGACCCCCTGTCGCAGTACTACCGAAACATGTCCCAGGACCAGAATCAAGACTTTAACCACTACAGCTCCAACAAGGCGATGGAAATAAGTGATATGGTGCATGATTTGAGGGATGGAGTGGCAAAAATGGCTGACAAG ATGAAGCTGTCGGGCGTGCTTGGAAATGCAGCAAATTACATCTCACCTGAGAGTTCTGTCCCCGTTTCTGCCTTTTCCTTCTATAAGAGAGGAGAACTCAACTCAGTGGACCATCATGACCTGCTCTTCTGCTTCCACAGAGACTCCAACAAAATCAAAAATTATCTCCGAATCCTGAAATGCACGACCCTTCCTGGCCTGGACTGTTAA
- the dbx2 gene encoding homeobox protein DBX2 — protein sequence MNRMVSVQSCTRRNMPGSPPALTGFGSSGKSFLIDNLLQASSAKSHSAHLKLAVYEHPRRTWGLEHGAYHSQAQSPQQMKDLGGLLLPHSGVLSSVFLRSPQYLLACCGGSSPPPVFSKGANLRMWSAEGSPKVRRGILRRAVFSEEQRKELERTFRRQKYISKTDRNKLAADLRLKESQVKIWFQNRRMKWRNCKEKEVHNTRSPMDELMAQGLGEEEEQPSQNHADPKTRKAPPHKSAIDT from the exons ATGAACAGGATGGTCTCCGTACAGAGCTGCACCAGGAGGAATATGCCTGGTTCTCCTCCTGCTTTAACGGGTTTTGGGAGTTCGGGAAAGAGTTTTCTCATTGACAATCTGCTGCAGGCGTCCTCGGCCAAGTCTCATTCAGCCCACCTGAAACTAGCAGTTTATGAGCATCCAAGAAGAACCTGGGGCCTTGAGCATGGAGCCTACCACAGCCAGGCCCAGAGTCCCCAGCAGATGAAAGACTTGGGAGGACTCCTTCTGCCACACTCAG GTGTGCTCAGCAGTGTTTTCCTACGGAGCCCACAGTATCTGCTGGCGTGCTGCGGTGGGTCCAGCCCCCCTCCTGTTTTCTCCA AGGGAGCAAATCTTCGGATGTGGTCTGCGGAAGGAAGCCCTAAAGTTCGCAGAGGGATCCTCAGGAGGGCCGTGTTCTCAGAGGAACAACGTAAAGAGCTGGAGAGAACTTTTCGGAGACAAAAATATATCAGCAAGACAGACCGGAACAAACTGGCGGCTGATCTCAGACTCAAAGAGTCACAG GTGAAGATCTGGTTCCAGAACCGCCGAATGAAGTGGAGAAACTGTAAAGAGAAGGAGGTTCATAACACCCGTTCCCCGATGGATGAGCTCATGGCTCAGGGTCTcggagaagaggaggaacaaCCATCACAGAATCACGCTGATCCAAAAACACGAAAAGCACCGCCACATAAGAGTGCCATAGACACATGA
- the LOC131470365 gene encoding prolactin-like isoform X2: MTKAWFAVLTLLYLDLSMRVATAPVCAYGQAGCHVPSLADLFDRVIQQSSRMHGVSSDLHSESDQYFLPNRNLIGKRKCHTYGILTPNDKENAQRLGPEQLIEVILSLLGAWDDPLSQYYRNMSQDQNQDFNHYSSNKAMEISDMVHDLRDGVAKMADKMKLSGVLGNAANYISPESSVPVSAFSFYKRGELNSVDHHDLLFCFHRDSNKIKNYLRILKCTTLPGLDC; this comes from the exons ATGACAAAAG cTTGGTTTGCTGTTCTTACACTGTTGTACCTGGACCTTTCCATGAGGGTTGCCACTGCCCCAGTCTGTGCTTATGGACAGGCTGGCTGCCATGTCCCTTCCCTGGCGGATCTCTTCGACAGGGTCATACAACAGTCTTCAAGAATGCATGGCGTCTCCAGTGATCTGCACTCTGAATCT GACCAATATTTCCTTCCTAACCGAAACCTTATTGGAAAACGGAAATGCCACACATATGGAATACTAACACCGAACGACAAAGAGAATGCCCAAAGACtagga CCAGAACAACTGATAGAGGTGATCCTGAGCCTGCTGGGGGCTTGGGACGACCCCCTGTCGCAGTACTACCGAAACATGTCCCAGGACCAGAATCAAGACTTTAACCACTACAGCTCCAACAAGGCGATGGAAATAAGTGATATGGTGCATGATTTGAGGGATGGAGTGGCAAAAATGGCTGACAAG ATGAAGCTGTCGGGCGTGCTTGGAAATGCAGCAAATTACATCTCACCTGAGAGTTCTGTCCCCGTTTCTGCCTTTTCCTTCTATAAGAGAGGAGAACTCAACTCAGTGGACCATCATGACCTGCTCTTCTGCTTCCACAGAGACTCCAACAAAATCAAAAATTATCTCCGAATCCTGAAATGCACGACCCTTCCTGGCCTGGACTGTTAA